In Osmerus mordax isolate fOsmMor3 chromosome 24, fOsmMor3.pri, whole genome shotgun sequence, the following are encoded in one genomic region:
- the si:dkey-1k23.3 gene encoding heat shock protein 67B1: protein MTEQTKSASGPRSQYARDATWYPLRSWWQPSQQFSQDFGSPASLESGDLSWMEWLQRRQASSNWPEFMPFYPLLLPSSPGIMKRPRPRPGMGAREAEVRTEQYVWRVSLDVGHFAPEELTLRTREGFLEVGGQHEERADEHGFISRCFTRKYKLPIGVDSSQIQSTLSGDGVLCVEASLPVAPLPGNLIIPIQVEKKTTGEEGDTRPGEAHEADVESRPPPPSAPGAPDTPDLASGKPATEGPDLGESSLEGPGGEAHPGSSVVGHEEPGMEGRGGGETGLPAEHAGKPHASGSADAEGLPESSEHLEALDDPDSPDTLTSDQAEHADPAQHDGEPGGSGESFEELPQPEQPEPGTSQPEEALSQEPEAPDMEQQEFIK, encoded by the exons ATGACCGAGCAGACCAAATCAGCCTCGGGCCCTCGCTCGCAGTACGCCCGCGATGCCACCTGGTACCCCCTCAGGAGCTGGTGGCAGCCCAGCCAGCAATTCAGTCAGGACTTCGGCTCGCCCGCTTCCCTGGAGTCAGGGGACCTCAGCTGGATGGAGTGGCTGCAGCGCAGACAGGCCTCCAGCAACTGGCCTGAGTTCATGCCcttctaccccctcctcctgccctcgtCCCCGGGCATCATGAAgcgccccaggcccaggcccggcATGGGGGCGAGGGAGGCGGAGGTCAGGACGGAGCAGTACGTCTGGAGGGTCAGCCTGGACGTGGGTCACTTTGCCCCAGAGGAGctgaccctgaggaccagggaagGCTTCCTGGAGGTTGGAG GGCAACAcgaggagagagcagatgaaCATGGATTTATTTCTAGATGTTTTACAAGGAAATACAA GCTGCCCATCGGGGTGGACTCCTCCCAGATCCAGTCCACGCTGTCTGGAGACGGAGTTTTGTGTGTGGAAGCTTCTCTTCCTGTAGCTCCACTCCCCGGGAACCTCATCATTCCCATCCAG gtggagaagaagaccactggagaggagggagatacaAGGCCAGGAGAGGCCCACGAGGCTGACGTTGAGAGCAGACCCCCTCCACCGTCCGCCCCCGGAGCTCCAGACACCCCTGACTTGGCATCTGGTAAACCCGCCACGGAGGGCCCTGACCTGGGGGAGTCTTCACTGGAAGGCCCCGGAGGTGAGGCCCATCCAGGCAGTTCCGTGGTAGGACATGAGGAGCCaggaatggaggggagaggtggaggagaaacgggGCTCCCTGCTGAGCATGCTGGGAAACCTCACGCCTCCGGCTCTGCAGATGCCGAGGGCCTTCCGGAATCTTCCGAGCACCTGGAGGCTCTGGATGATCCAGACAGCCCCGACACACTCACCTCCGACCAGGCGGAGCACGCAGACCCGGCCCAGCACGATGGAGAACCAGGGGGCTCAGGAGAGTCTTTTGAGGAACTCCCCCAACCAGAGCAGCCTGAACCGGGTACGAGTCAACCAGAGGAGGCCCTTAGCCAGGAGCCAGAGGCTCCAGACATGGAGCAGCAGGAGTTCATCAAGTAA
- the hspb8 gene encoding heat shock protein beta-8, with amino-acid sequence MADGDFYTMGSRQRVPRDPFREPSLASRFMEDDFGLPPFPDELSMDWPEWTRPTRLSSRLSTPFSGSLRSGFPTRLSTGASPVYSTRYSESPRSSPTLTPGEPWKVCVNVHSFKPEELNVKTKEGFVEVSGKHEEKQDEGGIVTKNFTKKIQIPGEVDPLSVFASLSPEGVLIIEARQTPPYYLFSSETPQGEGLEVEPPGSQEPTQA; translated from the exons ATGGCTGACGGAGATTTCTACACCATGGGAAGTCGGCAGAGGGTACCAAGAGATCCGTTCAGAGAGCCATCTCTCGCGTCTCGGTTTATGGAGGATGACTTTGGACTGCCACCTTTCCCCGACGAGCTGTCTATGGACTGGCCGGAGTGGACTCGTCCCACGCGCCTCAGCTCGCGCCTCAGCACGCCTTTCTCAGGCAGTTTACGGTCCGGCTTTCCCACGCGCTTATCCACTGGCGCGTCTCCTGTGTACAGCACCAGATACAGCGAGTCCCCCAGAAGTTCTCCAACGTTGACCCCGGGCGAGCCCTGGAAAGTTTGCGTTAACGTTCACAGCTTCAAACCAGAGGAACTTAACGTCAAAACTAAGGAAGGTTTTGTAGAGGTATCAG GGAAACACGAGGAGAAGCAGGATGAGGGAGGCATAGTGACCAAGAACTTCACAAAGAAGATACA gattCCTGGGGAGGTGGATCCTCTGTCAGTGTTTGCCTCTCTATCTCCTGAGGGAGTGCTCATCATCGAGGCCAGGCAGACGCCTCCCTACTACCTCTTCAGCAGCGAGACCCCCCAGGGGGAGGGCCTGGAGGTGGAGCCCCCCGGGTCCCAGGAGCCCACCCAGGCCTAG